The Arachis duranensis cultivar V14167 chromosome 2, aradu.V14167.gnm2.J7QH, whole genome shotgun sequence genome has a window encoding:
- the LOC110278129 gene encoding uncharacterized protein LOC110278129 encodes MDNMDKPPDSDPKTSSTPPPTMNKQPSNLTQDTTNPYYIHPSENPTSVLVTPVLTGNNYHSWKRSFTMAIISKNKYGFLTGSISSPLPGDPLFSAWEHCNNLVLSWLFHSLSPSITQSVLYFDTASSVWTDLKERFAQSDLLRIAELQEEIYALKQGTLSVTEFYTSLKSLWEELDSSRPLPVCSCPATSHRSQDFIIRFLKGLDERFSVVRSQILLLDQLPPATRVFALVIQHERQLQVTAGILDDPRSITAAVDSRHPSQGRGRGRSGFSSGKGRGSFPSSAGRGGSSKFCTHCGRSGHTIEVCYSKHGFPPGHPRHSGSPHHSAAVAVTTPPSIAPPVYDERAALGHVEGHTHQPNPNPILDLSLAQQQALIALLKRTESPSSEYRDNGSSNQNGFLPNPKETFIFSKL; translated from the exons ATGGATAACATGGATAAACCACCCGATTCAGATCCTAAAACTTCTTCAACTCCCCCGCCTACCATGAATAAACAGCCTTCTAATTTAACTCAAGATACAACCAATCCCTATTATATTCATCCAAGCGAAAATCCTACCTCAGTCTTGGTTACCCCTGTTCTCACAGGAAACAATTACCATTCATGGAAAAGATCTTTCACTATGGCtattatttccaaaaataaatatggatTTCTTACCGGTTCTATCTCCTCTCCTCTACCCGGGGATCCCCTTTTCTCGGCTTGGGAACATTGCAACAACTTGGTCTTATCTTGGTTATTCCATTCTTTGTCCCCTTCTATAACTCAAAGTGTCCTCTATTTTGACACTGCCTCCTCTGTCTGGACCGATTTGAAAGAACGATTTGCTCAGAGCGATCTTCTCCGAATTGCTGAGTTGCAAGAAGAAATCTATGCACTTAAGCAGGGCACTCTGTCTGTCACCGAGTTCTACACATCACTAAAGTCTCTTTGGGAGGAACTCGACAGTTCTCGCCCTCTCCCAGTCTGTTCATGTCCAGCAACATCTCATAGATCACAAGATTTCATAATTCGCTTTCTTAAGGGATTGGATGAACGATTTTCGGTGGTGCGATCTCAAATACTTCTCCTAGACCAATTACCTCCAGCAACCAGAGTTTTTGCATTGGTCATCCAACATGAACGACAGCTACAAGTCACCGCCGGGATTCTAGACGATCCACGTTCCATCACTGCCGCCGTCGATTCGCGGCACCCCTCACAAGGTCGCGGTCGCGGTCGCAGTGGCTTTTCCTCTGGCAAGGGTCGCGGTAGTTTCCCCTCCAGCGCGGGACGTGGTGGTTCCTCTAAGTTCTGTACGCATTGCGGTCGTAGTGGCCACACGATTGAAGTCTGTTATTCGAAACACGGGTTCCCACCAGGACATCCACGTCACTCTGGTAGTCCACATCACTCCGCTGCTGTCGCCGTCACCACTCCTCCTTCAATCGCCCCTCCAGTTTATGATGAGAGGGCAGCCCTAGGTCATGTTGAAGGGCATACCCATCAGCCgaatccaaacccaattttgGACCTCTCACTAGCCCAACAACAAGCTCTCATAGCACTTCTCAAAAGGACCGAATCTCCCTCTTCAGAATATAGAGATAATGGTTCATCAAATCAAAATGGGTTTTTGCCTAATCCGA AAGAAACTTTCATTTTCTCAAAGCTTTAA
- the LOC107473535 gene encoding LOW QUALITY PROTEIN: diacylglycerol O-acyltransferase 3-like (The sequence of the model RefSeq protein was modified relative to this genomic sequence to represent the inferred CDS: substituted 1 base at 1 genomic stop codon): MEVSGTVLRNITYPSFSMHVSSRRGVGGGCVTVPVRLRKKAVVRCCCGFSDSGHVRYYGDEKKKKKEKEKGTAVLSTKKKLKMLKKRVLLIDLQGNLASDAAEVLMKQLEQVRAEEKELKRKRKQXKEAKLKASKMNTNPDCESSSSSSESESSESECDNEVVDMKKNMKVGVVVADSPPKAETMIYTPPLLPEDVSANDHHHKAMELFSRNNDILVGSINGSLKNENTTVITTESIPQKRIEVCMGNKCKKSGSIALLQEFERVVGVDAAAVVGCKCMGKCKSAPNVRIQNSTADKIAEGLNDSVKVPANPLFVRVALEDVETIVARFLGENQESTNE; this comes from the exons ATGGAGGTTTCTGGCACCGTTCTAAGGAATATCACGTACCCTTCCTTTTCCATGCACGTGAGTTCCCGTCGTGGTGTTGGTGGTGGTTGTGTTACGGTGCCGGTGAGGCTGAGAAAAAAGGCGGTGGTGCGTTGTTGCTGCGGGTTTAGTGATTCGGGACATGTGCGGTATTACGGagacgagaagaagaagaagaaggagaaggagaagggaaCCGCTGTGTTGAGCAccaagaagaagctcaagatgCTGAAGAAACGTGTCCTTTTGATTGATCTTCAAGGAAACCTAGCTTCG GATGCTGCTGAGGTTTTGATGAAGCAGCTAGAGCAAGTAAGGGCAGAGGAGAAGGaattgaagagaaaaaggaagcaaTAGAAGGAGGCAAAACTCAAAGCCTCTAAGATGAACACCAACCCTGATTGCGAATCGTCATCGTCATCATCTGAATCTGAATCAAGTGAGAGTGAATGTGACAATGAGGTGGTTGACATGAAGAAGAACATGAAGGTTGGTGTTGTGGTCGCCGATTCCCCACCAAAGGCAGAAACCATGATATATACACCTCCCTTGTTGCCTGAGGATGTTAGTGCTAATGACCATCATCATAAGGCCATGGAATTATTCTCTAGAAACAATGACATATTAGTTGGAAGCATTAATGGTAGCCTTAAGAATGAGAATACTACGGTTATTACCACTGAATCTAttcctcagaagaggattgAGGTATGCATGGGAAACAAGTGCAAGAAATCAGGATCTATTGCATTGTTGCAAGAATTTGAGAGAGTGGTTGGTGTTGatgctgctgctgttgttgGATGCAAGTGCATGGGGAAGTGCAAGAGTGCACCTAATGTGAGGATACAAAACTCTACTGCGGATAAAATAGCTGAGGGGCTCAATGATTCAGTTAAGGTTCCAGCTAACCCTCTTTTCGTTAGGGTTGCATTGGAGGATGTTGAAACCATTGTGGCTAGATTCTTGGGCGAGAATCAGGAAAGTACTAATGAATAG